The following proteins are co-located in the Scomber scombrus chromosome 2, fScoSco1.1, whole genome shotgun sequence genome:
- the LOC133988314 gene encoding ependymin-2-like: MDFIRVLCCLGLLLAACAAQDPKPCTVPPLMSGGFSVMATNVTSTGKITYDAFGQRMRVRAFTSSGNVVDQLILFGQKVYYEIDWSNFTCKKMPLDTSFVPMQVPSDAQLMGQVVMGSSSSWGMGVLVNTWYGSLPGNGFYSSVFTEIGCIPLTVSLVTPASGWTTVSTFDWVLGISTAMDFVPPFFCAKSSLEETKTPDNFFTALRSLAMKSNKMV, encoded by the exons ATGGACTTCATCAGAGTGCTCTGCTGCCTCGGCCTGCTGCTGGCAGCCTGTGCCGCCCAGGACCCTAAACCCTGCA cTGTTCCCCCTCTTATGAGTGGAGGCTTCAGTGTG ATGGCCACCAACGTCACGTCCACAGGAAAAATAACCTATGATGCTTTTGGTCAGAGGATGCGGGTTAGGGCCTTCACTTCTTCTGGAAATGTTGTGGACCAGCTGATTCTTTTCGGCCAG AAAGTCTATTACGAGATCGACTGGAGCAATTTCACTTGCAAGAAAATGCCGCTGGACACCAGCTTCGTTCCCATGCAAGTGCCTTCTGATGCACAACTGATGGGTCAGGTAGTTATGggctcttcctcttcctgggGAATGGGCGTGCTCGTCAACACCTGGTATGGGAGCCTGCCCGGGAACG GCTTTTATTCAAGTGTCTTTACTGAAATTGGCTGCATCCCTTTGACCGTCTCTTTGGTCACTCCAGCATCTGGATGGACCACTGTCAG cACATTCGACTGGGTTTTGGGCATCTCAACAGCCATGGACTttgttcctcccttcttctGTGCCAAGTCTTCACTGGAAGAGACAAAGACCCCAGATAACTTCTTCACTGCCTTGCGGTCTCTGGCCATGAAGTCCAACAAAATGGTGTAA